CGCCGCTCGCGACCTACGCCGCCGCGATCTACACCGGCCTGCTCGTCGTGCTGCTCGTCGTGTACCCCGTGATCCTGCGCGCCCACGGCCTGCACGTCCTGTCGTTCTTCCGCGGCGCCTGGCCCGCCATCCAGCTCGCGTTCGTCTCGCGGTCCTCGGTCGGGACGCTCCCCGTGACGCAGCGCGTCACCGAGCGGAACCTCGGCGTGCCGTCGTCCTACGCCTCGTTCGCCGTGCCGCTCGGCGCGACCACGAAGATGGACGGTTGCGCCTCGATCTACCCGGCCATCTCCGCGATCTTCGTCGCGCAGATCTTCGGGGTCGACCTCTCGGTCACCGACTACCTGCTCATCGCGTTCGTGTCCGTCGTCGGGTCCGCCGCGACCGCCGGGCTCACGGGGGCCGTCGTGATGCTCACGCTGACGCTCTCGACGCTCGGCCTGCCGCTCGCCGGGGTCGGCCTGCTGCTCGCGATCGACCCGATCCTCGACATGGGCCGCACCGCGGTGAACGTCGCCGGGCAGGCGCTCGTGCCGACCGTCGTCGCCCGGCGGGAGGGGATCCTCGACCTCGAGCGGTACCGGTCCGCGTCGGTGGAGGACCTGTTCTCCGACGACGAGCCCGCGTCGGTGGCCTCGGCGCCCGTCGAGGCGTCCGTCGACGCCGAGTCGACCCGTGCGTCGCGGGAGCCGGTCGCCGTGGCCTGACCTCGCCACGGTCTCTCCCGACGAGGGCCCCGATCGCATCCGTGCGGTCGGGGCCCTCGCGCATACCGGGGTGACGCCTGGTGAAACCGGTCATCCACAGATGTCGCAGGGGGCCTTGCGTGACTGCTTGACGATGGAACACTTGTTCGAGTCCAGTCGGAGTCGAGGGTGGTGGGGTGGATGGGTGTCGTGCTGGAAGCGCCCACGCGCGTGCTCGGCCCCGGGCGGACGCTCGTCGAGTGGCCGTTCCACCCGCCTCGGTTCCCGCGGGCCGGTGCGACCGCCTCCGAGCTCGCGGTGCTCCTCGACGCCGCTCCCGTCGGCGACGCCGACGACGTGGACCTGCTCGAGCAGGTCGTCGGGTGGCAACAGCTGATCGGGGTGGCGCTCGCCGCCCAGGCGCGTGCCGTGCGCGAGCTCGTCGCGCGCGGCCACGACGCGATGGGGTCGCTCTCCGACGAGATCGCCGCCGTGCTCGCCAGCAGCCGCACCGCGGCGCAGGTGCTCGTGTCCCGGGCTGCTGGACTCGGCGAGCTGCCCGCCGTCGAGACCGCGCTGCGTGACGGCGCGATGGACACCCGAAAGGTCGACGTGGTGCTCGACGAGCTCGCCTCGCTCGTCGTCGGGACGGATGCGCTGCCCGATCGCGACGCCGTCGACGCCGCCGCCGGCGCGGTGGCGCAGGTCGCTGCGGAACAGGCCGGCGACCTGACCCCGACGCAGCTGCGGCGGCTCGTGCGCCGCGAGATCATCGCAGCCGACCCCGCCGCCTCACGCGAACGGGCGCGGCGCGCGCTCGAGCAGCGACGAGTCGAGACCGGATGGGCGCCCGACGGCATGGCGTGGGTCTCCGCCTTCCTGCCCGCTCCCGACGCCATGCTCGTGCGCGCCGTGCTCGACGCGGCGACCGAGGGCGGGGACGCGCACGACCAGCGGTCGCGTGACCAGCGGCGAGCCGACGTGTTCGTCTCCGTGTTCCGCACGATCGCCGACCAGGGCTCGCTGCCGTGCGGCGCGCTCGTGCCCGCCAGGCGAGGCGCCGTGCCCCATGTCCAGGTCACGGTCGCCGCCTCGACGCTGCTGGGCCTCGACGAGAACCCCGCCGAGCTCGCCGGCTACGGGCCGCTGCCCGCCGACATCGCCCGGCACGTGGCCGAGGACGCCACCTGGCGACGCCTGCTGACCGACCCCGTCGACGGCACGCTCGTCGAACGGTCCACCCGCGCCTACCGCCCGGGCCGCGTGCTCGGCGGCCACGTGTCGGCTCGGGACCAGACGTGCACGTTCCCCGGGTGCGTCCGGCCGGCCTCGACGTGCGAGCTCGACCACGTCGAGCCATGGCGCGGGTCTCGGGGCGACGCCCCGCCGAGCGGAGACCCGCCCCCCACACGCGCCGACAACCTCCAGCCGCTGTGCAAAGGCCATCACGACCTCAAGACGCAGGGGCTGTGGAAAGCGCGACGCGACCTCGACGGCGGTGGGGTGGAGTGGACCTCCCACCTGGGCGTCCGCTACCTCGTCCGCCCGCAGCCCGTCCTCCCGGAGGCGCGGGACCCCGGTGACGGAAGGCGCCGGCTCGGACACGGCGGGGCCTCGCCCGACTAGCGCGGTCGTGTCGCGTACAGGTGGATCGGCCATGGCGTCGCGCCGACGTCGCGGGTGCGCGACCACTACGTCGCGCCGACGTCGCGGGTGCGCGACCCATGCGCCGCGCCGACGACGCGGGGTGCTCGACCTCTGCGTCAGGTGGAGGCGACGAGATCCTTCCAGCGGCGTCGGGAGGACTCGTGGTGCTCGGCGAGCAGGTCCGTCGACGGTCGGAGGTCGACCGGGACCTGCACGGGTGCGGCATCCAGGCGACCGAGCCCGGGGTACCGCTCGAGGAGCGGCGGCGCCACGACGGATCGCCACGTCAGCGGGTCGATCGTCACCAGGAGACGGTCGAACAACCGGTGCACGTCCGCGCGGAGGAGCAGGCCCCCGTCGACGTGGTGCTCGCCCCGGTCGGCATACGAGTACAGGTGTGCGGCGTCGAGGATCTCCCGCGGCTGCTCCCCGGTGACGGCGCAGGTGGTGCCGAACCGCGCGAACATCGCGTCGCGGAAGCGCGCCTGACCGACCCGCTGCCGCACGACCACGTCGACGTGCCCGCCCGGCAGCTCGACGTCCGACGCGAGCAGCTCGAGCTGGAGCATCCCCTCGACATCGCTGTGGAACGCGAGCATCTCGACCGCGCGCACGGGGTCGAGTCGGCGGATCGCGTTCTGTCGATCCCGGCCCTGGTAGACGCTCTCGAGTGCGCGGACGGGAGCGGTCGAGGCGAGGGGTGACCACCAGGCTCCGTAGCTCGCGGAGAAGACCGTGACCTCCTTCAGCTCCGTCCGGGGCTCGTCGAACTCTGCCTTGCAGTCGTTGCACCGGTATCGCGGGAGTGCTCGCTTGCGTTCCGAGAGGTCGGCCGAACGGCATCGGACGCAGCGCCGCATCGGCTTCTGGTCCGCGCGCGTCGTGATCTCGTCCTCGATCCCGATCCCAGGACCAGGTGCCCGTCGCGCAGGACGAGCACGTCACCGACCGACACCTGCGTGCTGTTCACGACGTGGGAGTCGTACTCGTACCGCGTGCCCAGGACGTCGCCGTAGAGGTTGGCCAGGGGGTCCGTGGCCCGTGTGAAGCAGCTCCAGAAGCTCCGGTCGGGTGACCCGAGGAGCTCGGCGAGGTGTGACGGGGCGGCTGCCACGTGTCGAGCTCAGCACGCGCGGGCGACGCCGGCAAGGAACGGCGCGGCGCTTCACCCGACGCGATGTCGGACCTGTCCGGGAACATCCGGTGCGTGCGAGGAGTTGAGCAGGTGTCGGCGTCGGTCGCGCATGCGTGTGACCGGCGTCGCGGCCGTTCCGATGGCGGTGCGGCGGCGAGCGCGTACTCTCGCAGCGGCCGTGACCGTGGTCGACGGCGAGAGGACCTGGCCCTGGGGGCCGACGACGGACGAGGAGACGATGTGGTCGCTGCGGGAGAGATCCGCGTCGAGGCCGAGCCCGGTCTCACGGTCGTCCGGATGGTCGGGGAGATCGACGTCGCGCTGCGTGAGCAGGCGAGCAGTTCGATGGTCGCGGCGCTCACGGGCGACGGGGCGATCGTCGTCGACGCGTCGGACGTGACGTTCATCGACTCGTCCGGCCTGGCGTTCGTCATGCAGCTGCTGCGCGCCGCGCGCGAGGCGGGCATCGCGGTGTCGCTGCGCGACCCGAGCCGCGCGGTGCGCGACGTGCTGGAGATCGTGGGGGCGGCGTCGCTCCTTCCTGAGTCCGACGACGAGGTTGCCGCGCCCGTCGGCTGAGCGCCGGCCGAGTTCGCGCCCGTTCGGCTCCGTGCTCACGGGGCGGGTGGCGCGAGTCGGGCGATCGCGGCCCGCTCGACCTGGTGCGCTTGTCGCGTGCGCGACATCCCAGGTCGTGGAGTCGAATCGTTGCGACAATAGCGGTCGCGGGCGCTAGGATCACGCCGGTCGAATCGATCCGATCCTGCTCGACGGTCGCGCGGGACGGGATCGCGCCGACCCAGCCCTCGCCCGCACGACTCACACCCCGGAGCGCTGTTCTCCCATGGCCAAGGTCCTCACGACCGGCCGCCCCTGGCGCGTCATCCTCGTCTTCTGCATCCCGCTGCTGATCGGCAACGTCGTCCAGCAGCTCTACCAGGTCGCCGACGCCCTCGTCGTGGGGCGCACGCTCGGCGTCGACTCGCTCGCGTCCGTCGGGGCGGTGGGCGGCCTGCTGTTCCTGCTGTTCGGTCTCGCGTGGGGCATGACCTCGGGGTTCGCGATCCCCACCGCGCAGGCGTTCGGCGCCGGCGACCCGGCCGCGGTCCGTCGCTCGGTCGCCACGGGGACCGTGCTGACCGCGGTCGCGAGCGTCGTGATCTCGGTCGCCGCCCTGCTCCTGGCGGGCCCGGCGCTGCGACTCCTGCAGACGCCGCCCGAGCTGTACGACGAGGCGTACACGTTCGCGTGGGTGAGCTTCGCCGGCGCCGCGTCGACGATGTTCTACAACTACCTCGCCTCGGTGATCCGTGCGATCGGCGACTCGCGCACGCCGCTCGCGTTCCTCGCGCTGAGCTGCGGGCTCAACATCGTCCTCGTCCTCGTGCTCGTCGGGCTCGCCGGCCGGGGCGTCGGCGGTGCCGCGCTCGCGACCGTCATCTCGCAGGCCGTGTCCGTGGTGCTCTGCCTCAGCTACGTCCGCCGGCGCGTCCCTGTGCTGCACGTCGGCCGGGCGGACTTCCGGCTGCGGCGCACCGACGTGACCGAGCACCTGCGGCTGGGGATCCCGCTGGGCTTCCAGTCGTCGGTCATCGCGATCGGGACGCTCGTGGTGCAGCTGCGCCTCAACGAGCTCGGCGCGGACGCCGTCGCCGCGTACACGACCGCGGCCCGGGTCGACGGGCTCGCGGTCGCCCTTCTCGCGTCGCTCGGCCTCGCGGTGTCGACGTTCGCCGCGCAGAACCTCGGCGCCGGACGGGGCGACCGGATCCGTCGCGGCGTCGTCCAGGGCGTGTGGATGTCGCTGGCCGGCGCGCTCGTGCTGGCGGTCGTGCTCATCGCGTTCGGGGCGCAGCTCGTCGAGCTGTTCGTCGGACCCGGCGAGCACGAGGTCGTGGAGATGGCGGCGCTGTTCCTCACGGTCAACGGCGGGATGTACGTCGTGCTCGGGGTCCTGTTCGTGCTGCGTGGCGCGCTGCAGGGGATCGGGCAGGCCGCGGTCCCGACGCTCACGGGCGTGGTCGAGCTCGTCATGCGTGTCGGCGCCGCGCTCGCCCTCGGGGCGACCTTCGGGTACGCGGGCGTGGTGTGGAGCAACCCGCTCGCGTGGCTCGGGGCTGTGCTCCTGCTGATCCCCGCGTACATGAAGGCGCACCGGGCGTTGGCAGCCGTCGTACCGGCAGCATCGTCGGGCGGGGCCCCCGACGTCGAGCCCGTCCTGGTGGAGGGGCCCGCGGAGGGGTCGCTCGTCGTGGAGGCCGTCCTCCCGCTCCCACGCGCACCCGAGCAGGACGCGTCCGACGACGTCCCGCTGCCCATGCGCTAGCGGTCGGGGCAGCGGGACGGCGCGGTCACGACGACAGGGCGACCTCGCGCAGCGCGCCGTCACGCCCGAGCTCAAGCACGCGGTCCAGGCCGAGCCGGCCGAGGAAGTGCTCGTCGTGGCTCACGACGAGCAGCGCTCCGCGGTACGCGCCGAGCGCGCCGACGAGCTGGTCGACCGTGGTGAGGTCGAGGTCGTTCGTCGGCTCGTCGAGGACGAGCAGCTGCGGCGTGGGGTCGGCGAGCAGCAGCCGTGCGAGCGCGACCCGGAACCGCTCGCCCCCGGAGAGCGTCCCGACCGGCCGGTGCACGGTGTCCCCGCGCAGCAGCAGCCGCGCGAGGCGGTTGCGCAGCTCGCGGTCGGGCACGGCGGGGGCCGCCGCGCCGACGAGCGTCAGGGCGCTCTCGTCGTCGTCCAGGTGCCACGACCGTTGCGGCAGGTAGCCGACGAGGTGCGTGAACCGGCGCACGCGCTCGGGGTCGACCGGCACGCCGGGCCGGTCCACCGCGGTGCCGACGAGCAGCTCGAGCAGCGTCGTCTTGCCCACGCCGTTCGCACCGACGATGCCGAGCCGCTCGGGTCCCTGCACCCGCACGACACCCCCCGCGACCTCGGGCGCACCGGGCAGCTCGGCGATGCGCCGACCGCGCGGCACGTCCGGGTCGGGGAGGTCGAGATGCACGGCCTCGTCGTCACGCAGCCGGGCCGCGGCCGCGTCCGCCGCCGCGCGGCTCGTCGCGAGACGTTCGTCCATCGTCCGCCGGTGGCGGCCGGCCGTGACCTCGGACTTCGCGGCCCACGCGTTGAGGACGATCGGCGCCGCCTTCGCGTTGGCTGCCATCGTCCTGCCCTGCCGTGCCCGGCGCGCGAGCTTCGTCTCGGCCTCGACGCGCTGCCGCTTCTCGACCTTGACCTGCTGCTCTGCGGCACGCACGGCGCGCGCCGCCGCGGCCTGCTCGGTCTCGAGCCGGGACCGCCACGACGAGTACGACCCGCCGTGCACGGACAGCCGGTGCGCGTAGAGCTCGGCGATCTCGTCCATCTCGTCGAGCAGCGCGACGTCGTGGGACACCACGACGAGCGCGCCGGGCCACGTGCGCAGCTGCTCGCGCAGCGCCGCACGCGCGTCGCGGTCGAGGTTGTTGGTCGGCTCGTCGAGCAGCGTGACCGCCGCCCGCCGCAGGCGCAGACCGGCGACCGCGACGAGCACGGCCTCGCCGCCCGATAGCGACGCGGACGCCCGGTCCAGGTCGCGGGCCTCGAGCCCGATCGGGTGCAGGGCGTCGGCCGCGCGGGACTCCACGTCCCACGCGTCGCCGACCGTCTCGAAGTGCTGCTCGGCGGTGTCGCCGGACTCGATCGCGCGCAGCGCGGCGAGCGGCGGGCCGACGCCCAGCAGGTCGGCGACGGTCGACGTGGTGTCGAGCGCGACGTGCTGCGGGAGGTACGCGACGTCGCCCGCGACGACGACCGTGCCTGCGGTCGGCGTGAGGCGGCCCGCCGCCAAACGCAGCAGGGTCGACTTGCCGGAGCCGTTGGCGCCGAGCAGACCCGTGCGGCCGGGGCCGAACGACCCCGTGACGTCGTCGAGCGTGACCGCGCCGTCCGGGTGGACGAACCTGACGTCGGTGAACGTGACGCTGGAGCGCGCGTGGGCGCGCGCGGAGGTGGTGGGCGTGGACATACGAGCTCCCGGGGTTCGACGTGTGCGCGAACCCGGTGCCCTCGCCGACGCGGCGGGGCCCTCGGGTCAGCGCGGCTGGTGCGGCGCGAACCGGGTGCCCGTCATGATCACCACCTAGGTCGACGACAAGGACGGCCGAGGCTCGCACGAGCGGGACACCGCGGGCCAGCGAATAACTCGAACCATGGCGGCGTCCGTCGCGAGCCGCCTTACTCGCAGGCGATCCCGTCGCCGTCGCCGTCGAGCCCGGCGCGGTAGCCCGGGTCGCCCGCGTGCAGGGGCGCGGCGCCCGCAGCGCGTGCCTCCGCGCAGCTCGCGAAGGGACCCTCGGGCGCGACCGTCGCGGCGGGGAGAGGGCTCGGCCCGGGGGTCCGCCGCGGCGTGACCGTGCTGACCGGCGGGAGGGGCTCGTCGGGGCACGTGTGCAGCACGCGCGCGATGGCGTCCCGCTCCGCCGTGGTCACCCACAGCCCGTACGCGTGCTTCACCGCGACCTGCCGCGCCACGTACGCGCAGCGGTACCCGCGGGCGGGTGGCAGCCAGGTGGCCGCGTCGCCCGAGCCCTTCGCGGAGTTCAGCCCGCCGTCGACGGCCAGCAGGTTGAGCGGGTCGTTGGCGAACGCCTGACGCGTCTCCTCGTCCCAGCGCTGCGCGCCCTTCTGCCACGCGTCGGCGAGCGCGACGACGTGGTCGACCTGCACCGCGGCGGACGTCGCCGCGCCTCGCTCGAACGGGATCGTCGCGCCGGAGTACGGGTCGACGAGGGTGCCCGCGCGCACCACGCACCCGCCGGGGCGCAGCACCGCGTCGTTGAGGTCGCGGCGCAGGATGTCATTGCGCGTGTCGCAGCCGTTGCGGTCCGCGTCGACGGCCCGGTAGCCGAACTCGTCGCGGTCGTAGCCGGTCAGGGGTGCGCGGCCCTTGACGGCGAGTGCGTCGAGGGCGGCGAGTGCTGTGTCGTGGTTCGCCGGCTGGGTGGCGGTCGACTGGGTGGCGGTCGGGTCGGTGGCGGCGGGGTCGGCCGTGGCAGGGTTGGTGGGCGCTGGATCGGCGGTCGCTGTCGCGACGGTCGGCGTCGGCGTGCTCGTGGCGGCATCCGGTGCGCCCGGGTGGGACCCGGCGAGCCCGACGTCGGCACACCCGGCGGCGGTGACCGCGGCGAGCAGCGCTCCGACGAGCAGACCCGTGGCGGCCCGCGCGCGCGACGTCCGCCCTGCCCTCCTGCCGCGCACCCGTCCCCGACCTCTCGACGCCCGGCGCGCTCACGCCCGCGCGCCACCCACCAGATCATCGACGCCGCCGCCCACCGTCGTGAGCAGGCGCGCGCGCCGACCTCGTCACGTCGTCCAGCTGAGGCGCCTCGAAGCCGTCGCCGACGACGAGCAGGCTCGCGCGCCGCACGGCGCGTGAGCCGAACCGGTCCGCGAGCGAGTCGACGGCGCGGTCGAGGGAGTCGTGCGCGGGACCGAGCGGCAGCGGCGGCTGCACGACGGCGTCGCCGGCCAGGCCGGTGAGCGCGACCCCGACGAGCGTGATCCCGCGCGTCGAGACGAGGTCCCGCGCGGCCTCCAGCAGCCCGAGCGCCGCGTCGCGCAGCTCGTCGCCCGACGCGGTGCCGAACGCGAGCGTGCGGGACCGCGTCGCACGAGTGAAGTCCGCGAAGCGCAGCCGCAGCACGACGGTCCGTGCGGTGAGGTGCCCCGCGCGCAGCCGACGGCACACGCGGTCGACGAGGCCGAGCAGCGCGGCGCGGACGGCGTCGGGGGAGTGCGGACCGCGCCCGAGGGCGCGCTGGGCGCCGACCGAGCCGCGCGTCCGGTCGGTGACGACGCGCGCCGGTGTCCGGCCGTGCACGACGGCGAACAGGTGCGACCCGGCCGCGGGTCCGAGCAGGCCGCGCAGCACGCGCTCGTCGAGCGCCGCGACGTCGCCGGCCGTGCGCAGCCCGTACCCGCGCAGCTTCGTCGCGGTGCTCTCGCCGACGCCCCACAGGGTCTCGACGGGCAGCGGCGCGAGGAACGCGTCCTCCGCGTCGGGCTCGACGAGCAGCAGCCCGTCGGGCTTGGCGACCCGGCTGGCGACCTTCGCGAGGAACGGCGTGCGCGCGACGCCGACGGTGATCGGCAGCCCCACCTCGTCGCGGACCCGGGCCCGCACGCGCGCGGCGTGCTCGACGGGTGTGGTCGTGTCGGCGCGCCGCAGCCCGCGCACGTCGAGGAAGGCCTCGTCGATCGACACGCCCTGCACCTGCGGCGTCACGTCCCGGAAGATCGCGAACACGTCGCGGCTCGCCTCGACGTACGCGTCGAACCGCGGCCGGACGACGATCAGGTCGGGGCACAGGCCGCGCGCCTGGCGACCGCCCATCGCGGTGCGCACGCCGCGCCGCTTCGCCTCGTAGGACGCGGCGAGCACGACCCCGCCACCGACGGCGACCGGCCGGCCCCGCAGGCGCGGGTCGTCGCGCTGCTCGACCGACGCGTAGAACGCGTCGAGGTCGGCGTGCAGGATCGTCGCGCACCCTGTGTCCACGAACGCATGTTCGACCCGACCGCCCACACGCGCCAGGGGCAGGTCGGGCAGAGCGAGGTGGCGGCGGGGGACACGTCGATGGACCCCGCCGCCACCCCGGGTCTCAGAGGTGCATCGGCGTGAGCGCCTCGTAGTCCTCGACCGAGCCGTCCTTGAGCACCACGTCGATGATCGCCCGGCCGAGCGGGTCGAGGTCGTCGGTGAGGTACTGCTCGAGCTCGGAGCGGAAGAACGCCGAGATGATGCGCGCACCCTCGTCGTACGCCTCGACGCCCACCTGGGACTGCATCTCGGGTGCGAGCCACGTGGGCCGCACGAGCTGCCCGTCGAGCTTCATCTCGCGCAGCGTGTAGCCGAACAGCGGGCAGCGCGCGGGCGTGAGCTGGTCGCGCCGCACCCGGCCACCGCCGCGACGGGCGAGGTACTCGCGCGTCATCCACTCGGCCGCGAAGCCGACCTGGTAGGCGCCGATGTGCTGGTTCGGCGTGAGGACGTACCGCGTGCGGTGCGCGTCGACGAGCTGACGCAGCAGCAGGTTCGCAGCCTCGACCTTGGTGCCGGTCGAGAACGGCCAGTACGACCCGACGCCCTCGGACACCATGCCGCCGTGCTTGATGGTCTTGCGCTCGGACGCGGACTCGCCGATCGACGGGTTCTTGTCGCCGCGCGGCGCGATGAGGCGCCACACCCACGCGAGGGCCGGCGGGACGAAGTGCGTGACGCCCATGATCCCGTAGGTCGGGTTCTCGCGGGTGCACGCGGGCATCCGGACGCCGAACGTGCGGACGTCGACGTGCTCGGGCTTCGACACGACGTTGCGGATCATCGAGCGGTCGATCACGACGCGCGGGTTGGGGCACGGCTTGCCGTTCGAGTCGAGCGTGTGCTCCCACGGCAGGACGGTCGAGTCGGGCACGCCCGCGATGTTGAAGAACACGAGCGGCTTGTCGGGGTGGATGCAGGCACGCTCGAAGTTCGGGTCCTCGCCGTACGCGCGCATGTTGTCGACGCGCACGAACCAGCCGGCCTCGGCGTCGGCGATGACGAGCCGCCCGTCGTTGTCCTGCAGCGACGAGTGGCACAGCGTCATGTCGTCGGTGACGGGGGCGAGCGCGCTCGACTCGGCGAGCGTGATGACGTACGGCTCATTGGTGACGACGTTGGTGCCGAGCAGGATGCGACCGTCCTCCTGGCGGCGGAACTCCTGGCACATCTCGGACTTGCCGCCGCCCGAGGCGCCCTCGTGCATGACGACGGTCTCGTTGTCGTACGGCGTGGTGACCCGCACCGACGAGGCGTGCGCGGTGATCCAGCCCTCGCGCTCGCCGATGTCGAGCAGCACGGAGAACACGCCCTTCTTGGCGCTCGGCCCCGGGTAGAGGTTGTACGCGAAGACCTCGTGCAGGTCGGGCGTGCGGTCGTGCACGACGACCTGGCGGCCGTGGAACGCGGTGTGCCGGAACGGCGGCGCGACGTACAGGATCGAGCGCGGGGCGAACTCGCCGTGCTGCTCCGTCAGCTCCTCGAACGTGACCCAGCCCTGCAGGTCGACGAGCGCGAGCGCGAAGAACGCGGCGTTGACGGGGACGAGCGCGAGGGACGGGTAGCCGAACGTGGGGCCGCCGGCCTTGAAGGGGACGACGACGAGGTCCTGGCGGCCGAGCCACTCGAGCGTCGCGGACTTGGTCGGTGCGAACTCCTCGCCGAAGACGTCGCGGTAGCGCGGCTTGTCGGTGGGCAGGTCGTCGGCGATGCGCATGCAGTCGGGGTCGCGCCGACGCATGTAGTCCTCGGGGTAGTTCACCGCGATGCCGTTGCGGCAGCGCGTGACCGTGGCCTCGACGATCCTGCGCACGCCCTCGTCGGTCTCGACGTCGTAGGCGACCTCGTGGATCGGCCCGCCCACGGGACCGAGCGTGAGCCGGTACAGC
The sequence above is a segment of the Cellulomonas palmilytica genome. Coding sequences within it:
- a CDS encoding HNH endonuclease signature motif containing protein codes for the protein MLEAPTRVLGPGRTLVEWPFHPPRFPRAGATASELAVLLDAAPVGDADDVDLLEQVVGWQQLIGVALAAQARAVRELVARGHDAMGSLSDEIAAVLASSRTAAQVLVSRAAGLGELPAVETALRDGAMDTRKVDVVLDELASLVVGTDALPDRDAVDAAAGAVAQVAAEQAGDLTPTQLRRLVRREIIAADPAASRERARRALEQRRVETGWAPDGMAWVSAFLPAPDAMLVRAVLDAATEGGDAHDQRSRDQRRADVFVSVFRTIADQGSLPCGALVPARRGAVPHVQVTVAASTLLGLDENPAELAGYGPLPADIARHVAEDATWRRLLTDPVDGTLVERSTRAYRPGRVLGGHVSARDQTCTFPGCVRPASTCELDHVEPWRGSRGDAPPSGDPPPTRADNLQPLCKGHHDLKTQGLWKARRDLDGGGVEWTSHLGVRYLVRPQPVLPEARDPGDGRRRLGHGGASPD
- a CDS encoding HNH endonuclease, whose product is MRAVEMLAFHSDVEGMLQLELLASDVELPGGHVDVVVRQRVGQARFRDAMFARFGTTCAVTGEQPREILDAAHLYSYADRGEHHVDGGLLLRADVHRLFDRLLVTIDPLTWRSVVAPPLLERYPGLGRLDAAPVQVPVDLRPSTDLLAEHHESSRRRWKDLVAST
- a CDS encoding STAS domain-containing protein translates to MVAAGEIRVEAEPGLTVVRMVGEIDVALREQASSSMVAALTGDGAIVVDASDVTFIDSSGLAFVMQLLRAAREAGIAVSLRDPSRAVRDVLEIVGAASLLPESDDEVAAPVG
- a CDS encoding MATE family efflux transporter translates to MAKVLTTGRPWRVILVFCIPLLIGNVVQQLYQVADALVVGRTLGVDSLASVGAVGGLLFLLFGLAWGMTSGFAIPTAQAFGAGDPAAVRRSVATGTVLTAVASVVISVAALLLAGPALRLLQTPPELYDEAYTFAWVSFAGAASTMFYNYLASVIRAIGDSRTPLAFLALSCGLNIVLVLVLVGLAGRGVGGAALATVISQAVSVVLCLSYVRRRVPVLHVGRADFRLRRTDVTEHLRLGIPLGFQSSVIAIGTLVVQLRLNELGADAVAAYTTAARVDGLAVALLASLGLAVSTFAAQNLGAGRGDRIRRGVVQGVWMSLAGALVLAVVLIAFGAQLVELFVGPGEHEVVEMAALFLTVNGGMYVVLGVLFVLRGALQGIGQAAVPTLTGVVELVMRVGAALALGATFGYAGVVWSNPLAWLGAVLLLIPAYMKAHRALAAVVPAASSGGAPDVEPVLVEGPAEGSLVVEAVLPLPRAPEQDASDDVPLPMR
- a CDS encoding ABC-F family ATP-binding cassette domain-containing protein, with translation MSTPTTSARAHARSSVTFTDVRFVHPDGAVTLDDVTGSFGPGRTGLLGANGSGKSTLLRLAAGRLTPTAGTVVVAGDVAYLPQHVALDTTSTVADLLGVGPPLAALRAIESGDTAEQHFETVGDAWDVESRAADALHPIGLEARDLDRASASLSGGEAVLVAVAGLRLRRAAVTLLDEPTNNLDRDARAALREQLRTWPGALVVVSHDVALLDEMDEIAELYAHRLSVHGGSYSSWRSRLETEQAAAARAVRAAEQQVKVEKRQRVEAETKLARRARQGRTMAANAKAAPIVLNAWAAKSEVTAGRHRRTMDERLATSRAAADAAAARLRDDEAVHLDLPDPDVPRGRRIAELPGAPEVAGGVVRVQGPERLGIVGANGVGKTTLLELLVGTAVDRPGVPVDPERVRRFTHLVGYLPQRSWHLDDDESALTLVGAAAPAVPDRELRNRLARLLLRGDTVHRPVGTLSGGERFRVALARLLLADPTPQLLVLDEPTNDLDLTTVDQLVGALGAYRGALLVVSHDEHFLGRLGLDRVLELGRDGALREVALSS
- a CDS encoding GmrSD restriction endonuclease domain-containing protein, translated to MRGRRAGRTSRARAATGLLVGALLAAVTAAGCADVGLAGSHPGAPDAATSTPTPTVATATADPAPTNPATADPAATDPTATQSTATQPANHDTALAALDALAVKGRAPLTGYDRDEFGYRAVDADRNGCDTRNDILRRDLNDAVLRPGGCVVRAGTLVDPYSGATIPFERGAATSAAVQVDHVVALADAWQKGAQRWDEETRQAFANDPLNLLAVDGGLNSAKGSGDAATWLPPARGYRCAYVARQVAVKHAYGLWVTTAERDAIARVLHTCPDEPLPPVSTVTPRRTPGPSPLPAATVAPEGPFASCAEARAAGAAPLHAGDPGYRAGLDGDGDGIACE
- the dinB gene encoding DNA polymerase IV; translation: MDTGCATILHADLDAFYASVEQRDDPRLRGRPVAVGGGVVLAASYEAKRRGVRTAMGGRQARGLCPDLIVVRPRFDAYVEASRDVFAIFRDVTPQVQGVSIDEAFLDVRGLRRADTTTPVEHAARVRARVRDEVGLPITVGVARTPFLAKVASRVAKPDGLLLVEPDAEDAFLAPLPVETLWGVGESTATKLRGYGLRTAGDVAALDERVLRGLLGPAAGSHLFAVVHGRTPARVVTDRTRGSVGAQRALGRGPHSPDAVRAALLGLVDRVCRRLRAGHLTARTVVLRLRFADFTRATRSRTLAFGTASGDELRDAALGLLEAARDLVSTRGITLVGVALTGLAGDAVVQPPLPLGPAHDSLDRAVDSLADRFGSRAVRRASLLVVGDGFEAPQLDDVTRSARAPAHDGGRRRR
- a CDS encoding DUF4914 family protein, coding for MDTLSALSAVHLPPAVRAALDASPRVLVPQTREELYRLTLGPVGGPIHEVAYDVETDEGVRRIVEATVTRCRNGIAVNYPEDYMRRRDPDCMRIADDLPTDKPRYRDVFGEEFAPTKSATLEWLGRQDLVVVPFKAGGPTFGYPSLALVPVNAAFFALALVDLQGWVTFEELTEQHGEFAPRSILYVAPPFRHTAFHGRQVVVHDRTPDLHEVFAYNLYPGPSAKKGVFSVLLDIGEREGWITAHASSVRVTTPYDNETVVMHEGASGGGKSEMCQEFRRQEDGRILLGTNVVTNEPYVITLAESSALAPVTDDMTLCHSSLQDNDGRLVIADAEAGWFVRVDNMRAYGEDPNFERACIHPDKPLVFFNIAGVPDSTVLPWEHTLDSNGKPCPNPRVVIDRSMIRNVVSKPEHVDVRTFGVRMPACTRENPTYGIMGVTHFVPPALAWVWRLIAPRGDKNPSIGESASERKTIKHGGMVSEGVGSYWPFSTGTKVEAANLLLRQLVDAHRTRYVLTPNQHIGAYQVGFAAEWMTREYLARRGGGRVRRDQLTPARCPLFGYTLREMKLDGQLVRPTWLAPEMQSQVGVEAYDEGARIISAFFRSELEQYLTDDLDPLGRAIIDVVLKDGSVEDYEALTPMHL